The following are encoded together in the Thermodesulfobacteriota bacterium genome:
- the rplJ gene encoding 50S ribosomal protein L10 translates to MKRAEKEEAVKDLHAKLEQSRATVLVDYRGLKVEALNALRLQLRNSRAEYKVVKNNLTKLAAEGTDAAVLRDYLTGPCALAIGYDDPVTMAKVLTEFAKNNPNLEIRGGVLQGKFISEGDVKSLATLPGREVLLGKLLSVLVSPPTGLVQVFSGIIRKFLYTLKAIQDQKTASSS, encoded by the coding sequence TTGAAGCGCGCTGAAAAAGAAGAAGCAGTAAAGGACCTGCATGCCAAGCTGGAACAGTCTCGGGCGACAGTGCTTGTAGACTATCGCGGTCTTAAGGTAGAGGCGCTGAACGCGCTCAGGTTACAATTGCGCAATTCCCGGGCTGAATATAAGGTCGTAAAGAATAACCTTACCAAGCTGGCCGCAGAAGGGACAGATGCGGCGGTCTTGCGCGACTATCTGACCGGGCCATGCGCCTTAGCCATCGGGTATGATGATCCGGTCACCATGGCTAAGGTTCTGACTGAGTTTGCCAAGAACAACCCAAACCTGGAGATCAGAGGCGGGGTATTGCAGGGCAAATTCATCAGCGAGGGTGATGTCAAATCGTTAGCAACCCTGCCGGGCCGTGAGGTGCTCCTGGGTAAGTTATTATCAGTATTGGTATCGCCTCCTACCGGGTTGGTGCAGGTTTTCAGTGGTATTATCCGGAAGTTTTTATACACACTAAAGGCTATCCAGGATCAAAAAACGGCCTCATCTTCATAA
- the rplL gene encoding 50S ribosomal protein L7/L12, whose protein sequence is MANINKEDVITFISNMTVLELSELVKELEDKFGVTAAAPVAVAAPAAGGAAAAPAEEKTEFDVILTGSGDKKIQVIKEVRAITGLGLKEAKDLVEGAPKPVKESIPKEEAEKIKKQLEEAGGTAEIK, encoded by the coding sequence ATGGCTAATATTAATAAAGAAGATGTTATTACGTTCATATCTAACATGACGGTACTCGAGCTTTCCGAATTGGTTAAAGAGTTGGAAGATAAGTTCGGGGTTACCGCAGCCGCTCCTGTGGCTGTAGCCGCACCCGCAGCCGGTGGAGCAGCGGCTGCGCCGGCAGAAGAAAAGACGGAGTTCGACGTTATCCTGACTGGTTCCGGAGACAAGAAAATCCAGGTAATCAAGGAAGTACGTGCTATTACCGGCCTTGGACTTAAAGAGGCGAAGGACCTGGTAGAAGGTGCGCCTAAGCCCGTTAAAGAGAGCATACCTAAGGAAGAGGCTGAAAAGATTAAAAAGCAGTTAGAAGAGGCCGGAGGTACTGCAGAGATCAAATAA
- the rpoB gene encoding DNA-directed RNA polymerase subunit beta produces MGQSFSAMQRIRKDFGRIGRVIDIPDLMEMQRRSYERFLQKDVPPEKREDVGLQGVFKSVFPIKDFSGTSSLEFVQYAFGEPKYSVEECLQRDMTYEAPLKITVRLVSYDVDKDIGTQSIRDIKEQEIYFGTIPLMTARGTFIINGTERVIVSQLQRSPGIFFDHDQGKTHSSGKVLYSARIIPIRGSWADFEFDHKDILYVRIDRRRKFPVTALLKALGYSTEQLLEYFYQAETIFIDQGGIKKRFVPELFIGKKAVRDIVDPETKEVIVKKNRKITRMAANKIEDAKIETIPLDFEDIKGSIMARDLIDPATGEVLISCNEEITEDKFQLIKEKNIPAFETLYIDGVKVGPSLRDTMLLDRVNTPEEAIMDIYRRLRPSSIPTPEIANTFFNSLFFSPETYDLSDVGRYKLNLRLKMDSSVTDRTLRKEDILEAVRYLIKLKDTQGPVDDIDHLGNRRVRAVGELIENQYRIGLVRMERAIKERMSLQEIEAAMPHDLINPKPVSSAVKEFFGTSQLSQFMDQNNPLSEITHERRLSALGPGGLSRERAGFEVRDVHPTHYGRICPVETPEGPNIGLIVSLSTYAKVNHYGFIETPYREVMNGVVTKKVRYLSALDEQDHAIAQANAPIDAKGNFLRDIVSARRDGEFVMVRPEEVTFMDVSPNQLVSVAASLIPFLENDDANRALMGSNMQRQAVPLLKAGAPVIGTGLEGVVARDSGATVVARGHGYVEEVDANRIVVRYEDEEHPRRSAGVEIYRLIKFQKSNQSTCINQKPIVHKGDFVRPGQIIADGPATEKGELALGKNIMVAFMPWGGCNFEDSILVSERLVMDDVFTSIHIEQFETVARDTKLGKEEITRDIPNVGEEALKDLDESGIVRVGAEVKAGDILVGKVTPKGETQLSPEEKLLRAIFGEKAGDVKDTSLRVPPGIEGIIIDAKVFSRRGVDKDERARFIEDEEVTRLRRDEADELAIVEKNTRRRLEKLMVGKKVAVSLKDAKGKIAVRKGEEVTAGALARIPLHKIRDITFPEKTKIEPEIEKILDNHEEQAALIKMVFDDRINRFKKGDELPPGVIKMVKVYVATKRKLSVGDKMAGRHGNKGVVSRIMPVENMPYFEDGTPMDIVLNPLGVPSRMNVGQVLETHLGWAAKGLGEQIGNLIDNCQVAALRKKLKAIFSSEQYKKLFGNMTDEELLKFAEDYRNGVHMATPVFDGAEESDIRGLLAEAGVSESGQATLCDGRTGETFDQKVTVGIMYMLKLHHLVDDKIHARCTGPYSLVTQQPLGGKAQFGGQRLGEMEVWAMEAYGAAYSLQEFLTVKSDDVSGRTRMYEKIVKGNNTLEAGLPESFNVLVKELQGLSLDVELIEKE; encoded by the coding sequence ATGGGACAATCTTTTTCAGCTATGCAGAGAATAAGAAAGGATTTTGGTCGCATAGGCAGGGTTATTGATATACCTGATCTTATGGAGATGCAACGCAGGTCGTATGAGCGTTTTCTGCAAAAGGATGTGCCTCCCGAAAAAAGAGAAGACGTAGGACTGCAGGGAGTTTTCAAGAGTGTATTTCCTATAAAGGATTTTAGCGGCACTTCTTCACTGGAATTTGTCCAGTATGCATTTGGAGAACCCAAGTATAGTGTTGAAGAATGCCTGCAAAGGGATATGACCTATGAAGCGCCTTTAAAGATAACAGTAAGGCTTGTTTCTTATGATGTAGATAAGGATATCGGTACGCAGAGCATAAGGGATATAAAGGAGCAGGAGATTTATTTCGGCACCATTCCCCTTATGACCGCCCGCGGGACCTTCATAATCAATGGTACGGAAAGGGTTATCGTCAGTCAGTTACAACGCTCGCCGGGTATCTTTTTTGACCACGACCAAGGGAAGACACATTCGAGCGGGAAGGTTCTTTATTCGGCAAGAATAATTCCGATTCGTGGTTCCTGGGCCGATTTCGAATTCGATCACAAGGATATTCTCTATGTGCGTATCGACCGCCGCAGGAAGTTCCCGGTTACTGCCTTGCTCAAGGCGCTTGGCTATTCAACAGAGCAATTACTGGAGTATTTTTACCAGGCGGAGACCATTTTTATTGACCAAGGTGGTATTAAAAAACGTTTTGTCCCGGAATTGTTTATTGGGAAAAAGGCGGTACGAGACATTGTTGATCCAGAGACCAAGGAGGTAATCGTTAAGAAGAACCGTAAGATTACAAGGATGGCGGCCAATAAGATAGAAGATGCCAAAATAGAGACTATCCCTCTTGACTTTGAAGATATCAAGGGGTCAATCATGGCCCGCGATCTAATTGACCCGGCCACCGGAGAGGTTCTGATCTCATGTAATGAAGAAATTACCGAGGATAAGTTCCAGTTAATCAAAGAGAAAAATATCCCGGCGTTTGAAACTCTGTATATAGATGGAGTGAAGGTCGGCCCTTCCCTGCGCGATACCATGCTCTTGGACAGGGTTAACACCCCGGAAGAAGCCATAATGGACATCTATCGCCGACTCCGGCCCAGCAGCATACCCACTCCGGAGATAGCCAATACCTTTTTTAATTCTCTCTTTTTCAGCCCGGAAACTTATGACCTTTCCGATGTAGGACGCTATAAATTGAATCTCCGGCTTAAGATGGATAGTTCTGTTACGGACCGAACCCTGAGGAAGGAAGATATTCTGGAGGCCGTGCGCTATCTTATTAAACTTAAGGATACCCAGGGCCCGGTGGATGATATCGACCATCTTGGAAATCGCCGTGTTCGGGCGGTGGGTGAGCTGATTGAAAATCAATATCGCATCGGTTTAGTGCGTATGGAAAGGGCCATCAAGGAGCGTATGAGCCTTCAAGAGATTGAAGCCGCAATGCCGCATGATCTCATTAATCCCAAGCCGGTTTCTTCTGCCGTCAAGGAATTTTTTGGCACCAGTCAGCTTTCACAGTTTATGGATCAAAACAATCCGCTTTCTGAGATAACTCATGAAAGAAGACTAAGCGCCCTTGGCCCGGGCGGTCTTTCTCGTGAGCGCGCCGGGTTTGAGGTAAGGGACGTGCACCCGACCCATTATGGGCGGATATGCCCGGTCGAGACCCCGGAAGGGCCGAATATCGGCCTTATTGTTTCTCTCAGTACCTATGCCAAGGTAAACCATTATGGATTTATCGAGACGCCTTATCGTGAAGTAATGAATGGGGTCGTTACTAAGAAAGTTCGTTATCTTTCCGCCCTGGATGAGCAGGATCATGCTATCGCTCAGGCTAATGCGCCTATAGATGCAAAAGGTAATTTTTTGCGTGATATTGTCTCTGCCCGCCGCGATGGCGAGTTCGTTATGGTACGTCCGGAAGAAGTAACCTTTATGGACGTTTCGCCTAATCAGTTAGTAAGTGTCGCCGCTTCTCTAATCCCCTTTTTGGAGAATGACGACGCCAACAGGGCATTGATGGGGTCAAACATGCAGAGGCAGGCGGTGCCTCTTTTGAAGGCAGGCGCTCCGGTGATTGGCACCGGTCTCGAAGGTGTTGTGGCCCGGGATTCCGGAGCTACGGTAGTGGCCAGGGGCCATGGTTACGTGGAAGAAGTGGATGCCAATCGTATTGTAGTACGTTATGAAGATGAAGAGCATCCAAGACGATCAGCGGGAGTGGAGATTTACAGACTTATCAAGTTCCAGAAGTCAAATCAGAGCACCTGCATAAATCAAAAACCGATTGTGCACAAAGGAGATTTTGTACGCCCCGGTCAGATAATTGCGGATGGCCCGGCTACGGAAAAAGGCGAACTGGCATTGGGTAAGAACATAATGGTAGCCTTTATGCCCTGGGGTGGATGCAACTTTGAGGATTCTATACTGGTCAGCGAACGATTAGTAATGGACGATGTTTTTACGTCTATTCATATCGAACAGTTTGAGACGGTAGCCCGGGACACAAAATTGGGGAAAGAGGAGATTACCCGTGATATTCCTAACGTAGGCGAGGAGGCCCTTAAGGATTTAGATGAAAGCGGTATCGTTCGGGTTGGGGCCGAGGTGAAAGCGGGCGATATTCTGGTTGGTAAGGTGACGCCTAAGGGTGAGACGCAACTTTCGCCGGAAGAGAAACTCTTGCGGGCTATTTTTGGTGAAAAAGCGGGAGATGTAAAGGATACATCACTACGTGTACCTCCGGGTATCGAAGGCATTATTATTGATGCTAAAGTCTTTTCCAGGCGCGGTGTAGATAAAGATGAACGGGCCAGGTTTATCGAAGACGAAGAAGTTACCCGTCTTCGAAGGGATGAAGCTGACGAACTGGCTATTGTGGAAAAGAACACCAGACGCCGGCTGGAAAAGCTTATGGTGGGCAAAAAAGTAGCCGTTTCATTAAAAGATGCAAAAGGCAAGATCGCTGTTCGTAAGGGTGAAGAAGTTACTGCGGGTGCCCTGGCCAGGATACCCTTACACAAAATTCGTGACATAACTTTCCCTGAGAAGACCAAGATCGAGCCGGAAATAGAAAAGATTCTAGATAATCATGAGGAACAGGCAGCCCTTATCAAGATGGTTTTTGATGACAGGATTAACCGCTTTAAAAAGGGTGATGAGCTGCCTCCCGGCGTGATAAAAATGGTCAAGGTCTATGTGGCCACCAAACGAAAACTTTCCGTCGGCGATAAGATGGCCGGCCGCCATGGCAATAAGGGTGTGGTCTCAAGAATAATGCCGGTAGAGAATATGCCCTATTTTGAAGATGGAACACCTATGGATATTGTTTTAAATCCGCTTGGCGTTCCCTCACGTATGAACGTAGGCCAGGTTTTAGAAACCCATCTCGGATGGGCAGCAAAAGGGCTGGGAGAGCAGATAGGAAACTTGATTGATAATTGCCAGGTAGCGGCCCTGCGTAAAAAACTAAAGGCTATATTCTCTTCCGAACAATATAAAAAACTTTTCGGGAACATGACCGATGAAGAATTATTAAAGTTTGCTGAGGATTATAGGAACGGTGTGCATATGGCTACGCCGGTTTTCGACGGAGCGGAGGAATCGGACATAAGGGGATTATTAGCCGAGGCCGGTGTTTCGGAATCGGGCCAGGCCACCCTTTGTGACGGTCGAACGGGAGAGACATTTGACCAGAAGGTGACCGTTGGCATTATGTATATGCTGAAATTACATCATCTGGTTGATGACAAGATACACGCCCGTTGTACAGGCCCATATTCCCTGGTTACTCAACAGCCCTTGGGCGGCAAGGCCCAATTCGGCGGCCAGCGGCTTGGTGAAATGGAAGTCTGGGCCATGGAGGCCTATGGCGCTGCTTATTCCTTACAAGAGTTCCTTACGGTCAAGTCGGATGATGTGTCCGGACGGACGAGAATGTATGAGAAGATAGTTAAGGGTAACAATACCCTGGAAGCAGGTCTGCCCGAGTCATTTAATGTCCTGGTAAAAGAACTCCAGGGTTTAAGTTTAGATGTAGAATTAATAGAAAAAGAGTAG